The Heptranchias perlo isolate sHepPer1 chromosome 38, sHepPer1.hap1, whole genome shotgun sequence genomic sequence ATGGCACCTAATTTGAGGCATCTCTGAGCAATGAAGAGAGGTTGAACAGATTGTTTAATCTGGGGAAAAGAATGCTTGAGGGAAGTCTTTTTAAGCCTTCAAGACTCTTAAGGGAATAGATAATTAAATCCCCAATAATTTGTTTTGAGATTGCCACAACCCAGAGAATATGGAATCAAGGTCGGAAAAGGGTAGTTGTGCATatagtttagatttaactatGCAGATGATGGTGAATGTGTGGAAGAGACTGACAGTAGAGGCTGATAGTGGAACATTTAAGGGACAATTGGGTAGATATTTGAGTGTTTAGCCAACTGTGGTATTAGATTTTGGGACAGTCAGATGGACTGCggagtcttttcctgtcctgtTTTCCTGTTATGCTACAAACTGGGTCTTTGGCAATCAGTGCATGAATGCAGCTCAAAGTTAATTGCTGGTAGCGTTCCTTGGAACTGGTGGCGAAGTGTGCCATGATGTTAACATGACATTGTATCACTTAAAACAGCCCAGGCTTTCTTCTTATCACTACATTGTAGGGAGGGGGCATGTACCTAATGGGATTGTAATGTAAAGTCATGGCATCAGAAAATTATGAAAATCCTTGCTGGTCATGCTGCCCCTGATGCAGCATATTTAGTGGCCAAAGTTAAACTCATGGGCTTATTTGACTACCAGCTGCAGATCACTCGGGCTACAGTTTAGTGCACtctggtactggactagtaagtTGTGAAATTGGTTTCactaagaaccaaaggtgacatgaggagaaacttttttacacagcgagtggttagtatttggaatgcactgcccaagggggtggtggaagtagattcaatcgtggccttcaaaagagaattggataagtacttaaaagggggggggggagagaaattgcagggctgtgggaaagggtgggggagtgagactagctggattgctcttgcttagagctggtgcggactcgatgggccgaatggcctccttccgtgctgtaacctatctatgattctatgaagtctgGTAATTGTGGGCTGGCACTAGAACGAAATaactgaaagctgctggattgtttaaAAACCCAGCTGCTCAGAAGGCAACCTACTATCGCCACCTAGTCTGGCAAACGTGCCACCAGTCCCACACTGGATGGCTCTTACtggctctgaagtggcctaggaaACTGCTTGGTTGTAAAAACAATCACAAAGGGGTAACTAATAGACAATAAATGCAGACTTGCCAGCACCCAGATCCTAAGAAAACTGGAGCTGGTAGCCAAAGATCAATATAAAAACAGCTAGTTGATCAGAATGGTGTGTCTCAAATTTGGCTATTGCAGGCATATGGAATTGCAaattattcatttttttaaaaatgttttcatacAGGCGGCAGCAGGGATCCTGTGTTACGTGGGAGCCTACGTCTTCATTACATACGATGACTACGATCACTTCTTTGAAGATGTGTACACTCTGATTCCTGCAGTTGTCATCATTGGGGTTGGGACGCTCCTGTTTATCATCGGCTTGATCGGCTGCTGTGCCACTATCCGTGAAAGCCACTGTGGCCTGGCAACTGTAAGTTGGGCGAGTAATGCAGTATCTGAACAAATAAGTTAATTTAAACTAAAATGTGCTGTCTTAACCCATACTGCAGCTTTAAATAAttgaaatgttggaaatgcaacaTTTAAATCTCGTttcaagaaaaaagattttaaaattaaactcCTTGTTAGCTCAAAAGCTGGTTTGGATATCATTGTTGGCTTGGAGTTTTAGTTTCTGGGCCCTATGTTAATGGACTTCAGCAATCTGAAGGAACCAATTTACTTTTTAATGGACTGGGAAAAGAGAATTTGTTGTGTGGATGAAATGGTGATAAATGAGCCAAGGAGAAACCACTATGTTTAGCCTGAAAAGCTTAAGATGCTGCCCCTTGTATGCATGATCATGTGTTTGTGGAATGAAATCTAAATCATGAATGACACCATCTGATTGCCCTTTTTAAAAGGGTGTTAACTCAATTTTTTCCCTCCCATTTTCTCCCCTGTGACTCGTGCCGAAGGTAAGATTGGTTGATTTACTCGAGTGATGCAGACTGAGACCCATGGATTGGGAGGTGATGGTACTTAATGCAAAAGCACCCCCTGATATAgaaaaaggccataaaaagtgTCTACAGGGTGGGTGACAGCACACAGCGTTAAAGCCTTGAGATGGTTCTCGTAGTAGGTGATAAATAGCAAGTCCCATTTGGCTTTTCAAATCATTTTTTGTTGCTCGTATATTTATAGGTCACAAAAAGCCTGCACAAAGGACTATTTGTAGCACAGGTTAACAATGTGATATTTAATCTGCAGAAACTGAAATgttctctttatttctttccccAAAAGTTTGTGCTGATCCTGCTGTTAGTTTTCATCACAGAGGGAGTTGTCGTGGTACTTGGCTATATCTACAGAGCAAAGGTAAATGCAGGATATCCCCCTACATGCAGACTGACGTGCTTTAATTCCCTATTAgttgggtggtggtgggggctgGTTGCTGAAATTCATTTCATGTAAAAAGCAAAACATGACTGCCATCCACTACTGCACAGCAGTAGGGAAAAGAAATGCCATTGATGTAATGATTATAGATGCCAATTATAGTATAATGCCATTAGATAAAATGCTTCTAGTTTGTGTaaatttttaatttcaaaatgtaCTTTCATAACTTAAAGATACAGTTTACACACTTCAAATATAGGGCACAAAATGCAACACAGCAGTTCAAAGGAATACAGTACAGATTGTATACATTAtgttagaatttttaaaaatgtattttctaatacattctgtaaatATAAGGTGGGGTGGCCCTATAGTTCAGTAGCCTCTAGTAGCGTGCATCCTGTTCTCACCCTGGGCATGTAGGTTCAGACCCCAGCCTTTCTTTAAACTTTGTGCAGCAATCAAGAGTTACAAATCTCTGAATAAGTCATGCAGTGTTGTGGTCAGACTATACTTTGTGTTGTATCCATTTCTTGTCAGACAAAGGGGGAGATATTCGAGCCCTGGAGATtgtgtgcagagaagagccagaaGATTGATCCCTAGGGTCATAGGAttaatgtgaattttaaaattctcatccttgttttcaaatccctcatggcttcggccctctctatctctgtaacctacaaCCCGCTGAGatctctttgctccaccattggcagccatgccttcagctgctaagtccctaagctctggaattccctccctctgcACGTCCATCCCTCCTGCTTTAAGGCACTCTTTTAAAactaacctctttgaccaagcttttggtcacctgtcgtaatatctctggcttggtgtcaaattttgtttgatcgctcctgtgaaccgccttgggatgttttactacgttaaaggtgctttttATAAATGCTAGCTGTAGTAGTTGTGACTGAAGAAACATGGacttttcagctttgaaaggCAATTGGAAGGGTAGCTTTATAGAGACTGGTATAGAAAAGATACACAAATAAAGCTGTGCCAGTTGGACAAGTTCAAACTAGAAAAAAAACAAGTTTATGCTTGATATCAGGGAGTACGTCAGTGATTAACACATGGCATGGACTGTTGGGTAGGGTAGTGGTGGCGAAACTTTGAAATcaacttttattaaaaaaaagttagatgCTGTGATGAGGGCTATAGgatcattctggatggatgagctggaATTGACCTCCCTACCCTGTATCTTGTGCTCAACCAAAAAGTTATTCTGATGTGGGAGGAAGATCAGAAATCTTTATAACCCCTGCTCCAAAGTATGGTATTCCATGTCCTGAGGTGACCCATGCTGGTGATGTAGCTGAAGGAAAATTTGGAGGTGAATAGATTCGGGAATTGAAAGAACAAGCTATGGATTCATTAGGTTGCTGGTAACATGGGCTGCCAGCATTACTGGCTTAGTTTGTAAATTTTGGCTGCTTTGCTTCAGTTAAACGTGTGCATCTGCATTGTCCTTCTTGGTTCAACATTGAGCTTTGAGTCGCACTGAGTTCTGGTGTTACAAGCTGACTGCCTCATGCTGCCTAAACTCTTCTGAGTTTTACTTTCTGCAGTACCACACCCTGCAAGCTTTAAGAGGGGCTCATAAATAGATGGTTGAAATCAAGTGAATAATTGTTTACACTGCAAGTAAGGCAAAGAGGCTGCTTATATGCAAACTAGTCTGATTTGGTAATTTATTCCTCAATGATAGGCCGGGGGTAATTTCAGAATGAATTGGATTCAGTTAAAAGAGAAACTTCATTTAATTCCAAAAATTGCAGGATTTGTTGTAGTGGCAATCTTGCACACAGACTAGTGAAATCCTTCTGTAAAGTAAGGCTGCTCTGGGTAGAGTCATGTTGCATGCCTGTGTAGCAGCATTGTCCTTTTTATATAGTGCTGTCAAGTGAACTTGGTGTATAAAGTATTTGGGTTCATTTCCAGGATTCATTACCTGACAAACTCTGGGCTGTAACTAGCTACATATTGTTacttcctgttttttttaaaaaaagaaagtgtGAAGAAATCTTAAATGTAGTAAATGCTCATAGTTGTGTTTCCTAACTAAAAAAGAGTAAAGTTTAGTAACCATTTAACTAACATGCTTTGCCCTTTCTCTGGTGCTGTGACATTAGTCAGCCTTGCAGCACAGGAGTCTAAAACTTGTTTTATTCTGTGCAGGTGGAGGATGAGGTTGATAACAGTATTCAGAAAGTGTACAATGAATACAATGGAACATACCCAGATGCTGCCAGCCGTGCTATTGATTACGTACAGAGACAGGTGAGAGTAACTAAACAACGCACCCGTTCAGTTTGTGCTTCACCATTGGGATGCAATCAGTTTGCGTGTTCTTCAGTAGATACCTTTTCGATAATACTGTTTGGATGTTGAAGACTCTTTTCCCCCTACCCCCATCCCCTGGTTATTCCATGCTGCAgtgaaagctgtaggctgcatcCAAGGACATCAGATCATTACATCATTAGAACAGTGTGTCTGGTGGCCATTTTTCTTGCTCTATTTCCCATTGGTATTATAGTACTCCTGACCAGTTCTCCCAGCTACGAGGTGCATCACCTTGAGAGGCGTCTTGCTCCCACGCCACTGGAGAGATAGTGCTGCTAGCAAACGTAAGTGGTGTGGGTATCGCAGGTCACTGTTTTCTGGCCATAGTTACACTGAGCATTTGGCCCACTTGCACATGCTGGCAGTGCTGTTGTTTGCATTGTTGGCCTGAACAGAGTGGTAGCCAGAATATTTAATCACATTCATTATTTTTGAACAATTGCACTTATGTCCCGTCCAGTGCTCAGTAATCAGCCCATCGTTTATATGGCTGTAGCATCAGTAGGGCTGTTCAGTGATGGAGAGGCATTGCAGCCAAGTCTAATTCTGTTTACACAAATGCATGTTCTAGCAAGGATGATGTCTTATCACCTTATCTTAAAGCACATCACTGTGAATTACTTTTTCAAAGTGTATTGACTGTTGTAtaggcaaaagcagcagccaaaaAGCAATTAGATGCATATCCAGATAACTTTGTTCTTATGGTTATTTGataggaatgttggtcaggacactgggagaactcccttctccaactaatgccatggaatctttagtATTCATCTGGTGGGGCAGACTGTTTAATGTCTCAATTGAAGGATAGGTCGCAGTCAGGAGTGGGAAGCCTTCCCTGATGTTTCCATCTGCCTCCAGCCTAGTAGCTTTGAAGCTAGTTGTTTAATTGCAGTGCAGCTACTGCCTTGGCACAGTGGGCATTGCACTTTCCTACTTTTTTTGCAATTACATGTGTTGTAATTGCTCTCATCTTAAAGCTACAAAAAGCTTGATATTTGTAATTGATAGCAAAAGATATGAACTCTGCTTCTTGAGTTGAAGAATCAGCTATATACAGATTGTCCAAAAATGTGCAACACAGTATTGTACTTAAAAGGTTTTAGATGACTGGCTGCTCTTGTGGCTTGAGATTCAAACCCCTCTAGTGTTACTGTACAGCCTTGCAATATAATCCTTTTTCATTTGTTGTAAATGAAAATACTAAACTCACCTATTGATCCAGTTTAAATTatatttgaaatattttattGCAGCTTCAAGTGTGGGGTGAGTGGAGAATTGTCACAactcatttattaaaaaaaaatctttttgatGTGGACTCTGCAGAGTTAAGTAACCTCAGCTGTGGGAGCAGTTGGGATGCTACAATTTACTTCCTAAGACCGTGGGCTTAGACAAAATCAGCAGGGTTTCTTAGTCGCTAGTTAGTGTCCCCAGTGGCAAGTCCGTGTATGTGCATATATAATGTCACATGCGCACACGCAGAGATATGGAGTTAACTCTGGGAGGGGGGCAGAGGCGAAGTAGTTTGGTGCACTGGGGTGCCATTGTTTTGTTGGGGTGGTGGTGAGGCAACTATTGATGTAGTCCACAGGATCCCCCCACCACTGTCCTGATGTCTGAAAGGCTGTGTTACCTATCCAAAAGAACACACATGCTTTCTGCCACAATAGCATTTTTATTAGTGTATGACAGAAATTGTGCCTGCAAGTCAACAAATAAAGAAACATTCGGAAACCTGATTTTGGTTGCTCCAAGGATTTAGGAACCCCAGTTTGAAAAACTGTGGTATGATGAGTGCCATCTATGCAAGTTTTAACTAACTATGTACTTCTGTCTTATAGCTGCGCTGTTGTGGCATCCACAATTACTCTGATTGGGAAAATACACCATGGTTCAAACAAACGAAAAACAATAGTGTGCCGATCAGCTGCTGCAAATCTGACATCAGCAACTGCACAGGCAGCATGAACCGTCCTTCGGACCTGTATTCAGAGGTAAGGCTGAGAACAAGTGACCACTATTGCAGAAGGAAAAATTTACTTCAGTTGTAATTTGAAAATTCTCGTTGGGCTCAAATTCCAGTATGTGGATAAACTGGCTGAAAAATTCCAAATatctactttttaaaatgaagtgGGTAGGTTTGTTCCATAGCAGTGGGTTATTAATCAGCATTTTTGAAAGTATTCAGTCTTTCAGTATATATTACATCGTCCTACATGATgttctttacatttttttttattcgttcatgtgatgtgggcgtcactggcaagaccagcatttattgcccatccctaattgcccttgagaaggtggtggtgagctgccgccttgaaccactgcagtccgtgtggtgaagttctcccacagtgcacctTGCATTGCAGCATCTCCTACTTTaaactcttccaaaactctggaactcctttccttaCTCTCTTCCTTCTGCAGTCTTTTTAAAACCCAAGTGTGTCTTTTTTGAACAGTTTTTCTCTCCTGTGTGCACTCTCTTCTGCCTCCATTTAAGCCTGTCCCATCCCTCCCCAAACAGTCTCTCCTTTTTGATACACCCCCTTGAAAACAATCTGAAATGTGTACAGTCACAAGTTTAAGTTTGACATTATTTCCAACCTCACCGAAGTAAGCTAAGTTGGGCCCAACAAACTGCTGACTTGATGCATTTCAACATCCCTGCAGGCTAGGGAGCAATGGCAGGTTGTGGCCCAGAATTAGAATACAGGTAGGCCTACTGTGTCAAGTTGTGTAATTGTATTGAGTAAATCTTGTAACTTGTGGGCTGCCACCAGAAAAATAAGTCCATGAAAGCTgctgtgtttttctttttttaaaaaagaatgacaccaactggttcactaatgcccttcaggaaaggaacctgccactcttatctggtctggcctacatataTCTGAAGTCTTACTGTGTTTAACTCCTATTGTCCCCTGAAGTGGCCTGGAAGACTTAGCTGTTGAAAAAACAATTGCTCAAGAtggaggcccaccaccatcttcagggcaactagggatgagcaataaatgtggccctGCCAGTGTCACTCATATCCCaaaaggaaattttaaaaataaaactgatgTAGTTATTATGGTAAAAAGTGTATAATTCTGTGCTTCACTTTTTAAGCCAGTTGCATCTAAACCAGAGGAGCTTTACATGAATGTTCTCTCtcaataactttttttaaaaagggtgttTTTAAATTTTAGTTTAGCTGAAAAAGATTGCTATTTGCTGTTGAGAACAGTGTGCCTGAAATGACATTTGTCACAATATAATTTAACTTATTTAATTTGACTTTCATAATGTTAAACCTGTATATTGCTTTTATAGAAGCAAAGTAGGTAAGATTCCGTATCCGTTTCCCTGAGCCATTCAGTGGAAAAGACAACTGACTAGTTCGACTAGTTTGTTCAGTGCACCTGTGAGCTTGCTGCTAGATGTGCAATAATGGGCTCTGATTTGTTTGTCACTATCCTGATATGATGTAGTTGAccagaagagataggagcaggccattcagccccttgagcctgccctgccattcaatgagatcatggctgatctgatttttacctcaactccactttcctccctcttccccatatcctttgactcctgtgctgatcaaaaatttgtctaactcagccttgaatgtattcaatgactcagcctccacagctttttggggtaaagaattccaaagattcatgaccctctgggagaagaaattcctcctcactttcgtcttaaacgggcaaccccttattctgagactatgccccctagttttagattcccctgtgaggggtaacatcctctcagcatctaccctattgagtcccctcaatcttgtatgtttcaataagatctcctctcattcttctaaactccaatgagtatagacccaacctgttcaatctttcctcattagacaactcttccatacctggaatcaacctagtgaaccttctctgaactgcctccaatgcaagtatgtccttccttaaataagggcaccagaacctaatgcagtactccaggtgtggtctcaccagcaccctgtacagttgtagcacgacctccctgcttttatactccatccccctagaaataaaggccaatattccgtttgccttctggattaccagctgcacctgtatgttgactgtgtttcatgtacaaggacacccagatccctctgtactgcagcattttgtagtatttctccattcaaataatattttgcttttttaatttttcctcccaaagtggaagacttcacattttcccacattatattccatctgccaaatttttgcccagccACTTAACctttcaatatccctttgcagacactgtcctCATCGcagcttgcttttccacctatctttgtatcttcaacaaatttggccacaagacactgttccttcatccaagtcattgatgtatattgtaaatagttgagatccctgcagcaccccacaagttacagattaccattttgaaaatgacctttttatcctgactctgttttctgttagttagccaatcctctatccatgccagtatattactccgtGGTTAATCTCCCAAGTTTCTCGAACAACCTGCAACTCTTTCACCATTTTACTGATGTGGCACCAATACCAGAATTGCTGTGCAAGAGCAGAGTTTCCCATTCTTGAACAGGAACTCCCCAGATAACCTAGTGGATCAAGGTGCAATCTGATGTACTATTAAGTTATACTTGATTGCTGATCTGTGCTGTTAGCTGTTCTTATCCAGGGCTGTTGTAGTGCTGCTACTGATAGTACGCTGGACtggggaggagggaaaaaaatcaaccCAGGTTCCTGATTTAATATCCAATGGCCCCTGCAACAAAAATGTGAGGGTAGGATCAGCTACGATGCTCACTGGCTCACAATGAGTGACCATGTGGCTGAGATACAGGACGATTGCTGATGTCTTTTGAAGTTCAAGGGAGAAATGTGCATGTGGGGTGGAGGAGAGAAGAAACAAAAAAACTGGGCataattttcatttttaaaaatcttttaaccACGCACAGGGATGCAAAGTTCTGGTGGTGAAGAAGCTACAAGAAATCATGATGTATGTTATTACGGCTGCTCTGGCATTTGCAATTATTCAGGTAAGGCTGAAGGCTGAAGACTGAGTTGGTATCGAATCTTAAAGcacaggaggctatttggcccattgtgcctgtgccggctttgaaagagctatccaattaatcccactcccctgctctttatatATTGATTATGGTGGCCTACTGTGGAAAGAGAGCATACGGAAACAGTAGCAATATGTTGGATTGTTTTGCAAGATTAAAAACAGCATCACACTTGCTGTGTGGGTCTTACACACCTGTGAGAATTGGAGCTTCAGTGATAGCCATTCAGGCTTGCTTTCAACTGGCATATAATTGTTGACTTGCCTTCACTAGTTGTAAACCACACCTGTGTCTTTTATGTCATCTGGTAAGCGTTTGATCTAGTGCTAGGTTTCGCTCTTGTTTTATAGGTCATAACATGCATGGGTGTTACCATCAATGGAACTTGTGGTAAACTGCTTTCATCTTTTACTCCTTTTTGTAGATGGATTATATATGATGGCTGACATGTTCACATCTATTAAGATGCCATCCCATTTGAGGTTGCTGCTACAGGGAATTTGAGTTCCAATAGGGGGATAGTATATAGAGGAGGAGGCAGGGCCGTGCGCGCTCTCATTGAACTTGTCACATCGCAACACGACTACAAatgagggccattcagcccatctttcaTGCCCCACAAGTCACACCATCCATTAAGATCTAAATTTTCAGCTTCACTATTCTTGCATTCTGTGTTGAGCATTTTCTTCCTGATTGTCCTAAATTTGCCCTTCACCAATTTGTATCTGTGCCTCCTTATTTTGGTTTACCTTTAAATAATGGTCCGGGTTTAGCTTTTCTCCACTGTTTTTTAATGTGCACTACTTCTGTAAGATTCCCTCCCCCACTTCTCATTTGCTGCCTTTCAAAGCTAAGAGTGCAAGTTTCTGTAATCTGTCCTTGTGCTCAGTCTGTTGATGGGATCTGACTTGTGGCATATCACTAAACTGCCACCAGGCCTTGTATATCACCCTTGGTTTGGGTGACCTGTGAAGATCATGTGACTGCACCTTTTCAAGCTCCATTTCAGAATGATTTATTTTCTACTTTA encodes the following:
- the LOC137304797 gene encoding tetraspanin-3-like; translated protein: MGQCGITSSKTVLVFLNLIFWAAAGILCYVGAYVFITYDDYDHFFEDVYTLIPAVVIIGVGTLLFIIGLIGCCATIRESHCGLATFVLILLLVFITEGVVVVLGYIYRAKVEDEVDNSIQKVYNEYNGTYPDAASRAIDYVQRQLRCCGIHNYSDWENTPWFKQTKNNSVPISCCKSDISNCTGSMNRPSDLYSEGCKVLVVKKLQEIMMYVITAALAFAIIQLLGMLCALVVLCKRSGDPAYEPLITGGIYA